The genome window GGGTCACCTCGGTGTCGGCCGCGGCCGCGGTGCTGGGGCGGCCGCTGGTGGAGCGCGACGAGATCCTCACCGTGCTGCCCGGCACGCTGCCCGCCGGCGAGCTCGCCGACCGGCTGCGGCGCAGCGACGCCGCGGCCGTGCTCAAGCTGGGCCGCACCTTCGAGAAGGTGCGGGACGCGTTCGCCGCGGCCGGGCGGCTCGACGACGCCTGGTACGTGGAGCGGGCCACGATGGCCGGCGAGCGGGTGGCCCCGCTGCGGGAGGTCGACCCGGACGGCGTGCCGTACTTCTCGCTCGCGCTGCTCGCCGGGCCCGGCGGGGGCGCGGTCCCGCCCGAGCCGCCGCGGCCCGCGGTGGCGCCCGAGGTGGTCGTGGTCGGCCTCGGCCCAGCCGGGCGGCCCTGGCTCACCCCCGAGGCGCAGGAGGCGCTGGCGAGCGCCACCGACCTCGTCGGCTACGGGCCGTACCTCGACCGGGTGCCGCCGAACCCGCGGCAGCGCCGCCACCCCACCGGCAACCGGGTCGAGGCCGAACGCGCCCGGCACGCGCTCGAGCTCGCCCGCGAGGGCAGGCGGGTCGCGGTGGTCTCCTCCGGCGACCCGGGCGTGTTCGCGATGGCGAGCGCGGTGCTCGAGGCCGCCGAGGACTACCCGGACGTGCCGGTCCGCGTCGTGCCCGGCATCACCGCCGCCCAGGCCGTGGCCGCCCGTGCGGGCGCCCCGCTCGGCCACGACTTCTGCGTGCTGTCCCTGTCCGACCTGCTCAAGCCGTGGGAGGTGATCGCCGAGCGGCTCACCGCCGCCGCCCGCGCCGACCTGGTGATCGCCATCTACAACCCGGCCTCCCGCCACCGCACCTGGCAGCTCCCGGCCGCCCGCGACCTGCTGCTGGAACACCGCTCCCCGGACACCCCGGTGGTGATCGGCCGCGACGTCGGCGGCCCGGAGGAGAGCCTGACGGTGACCACGCTCGCCGCCCTCGACCCGGCCACGGTCGACATGCGCTGCCTGCTCATCATCGGCTCGTCGACCACCCGCGTCACCACGCGGGGCACCGTCTACACCCCGCGCCGCTACCCCTGACCACCCCGCCCGGCCGGGGCGGCCAGGTCGCGCAGCATCACCGCGAACACCGGCGCCCCGGGCAGCGGGTTCCGCTTCTCCGCCACCTTGCGCCACCCCCACTTCCGGTACGCGGCGAGCGCGGGCGCCGCGGCCGGGAGCACGGTCAGCGTCGCCCGCTCCTCGGTCCGCCCGGCGAGCAGCAGGTCGTGGATGCGCTCGGCCACGTGCCGCCGCCGCCACGGCGCCCGGACCAGCAGCTCGACCACCGCGAAGGTACGCCCCGGCCACTCCGCGGTGACCTCGTCGGGCAGCGGCGTCAGCAGGCCGCGCCACCACGGGGTGGTGGGCTGCAGCGTCACGCCGAAGCCGAAGCCCACCAGCCGCCCGTCCGCCCGCGCCGTGATCAGGCGGAATCCCTCCTGGCGGCGCTGCACGTCGAAGCGCTCGCGGAACAGCCGCTCGTGCTCCGCGCCCCACCGGTACGGCGGCTCGCCGTACACCTCGCGGTAGACCGCCGCCAGCTCCGCCACCGACTCGGCGGCCCGCTCGCCGTCGACCGTCTCAAACTCCGGCTCGGACAATCTCCCGCTCCCTGTGCGGCGCGGCCCGCCGCAGGTGGTCGCGCAGCCGATCGCGGAACTCCGCGGCCTCGCGGCAGTCCGGATGACGGCGGGCCAGCGCCGCGTCGAACCGCACGAACCAATCCACCACCAGCGATGATCGCGCCTCTTCTGCGAGCCGCAAAGCGCCGGTCGCCGCGGCCGCCGCCTCCGCGGGCTCTCGCTGGGAGAGCCGTACCCTCGCGAGCCGTATCTCGTCGAGGATCCGGCTGCGGGTGTAGCC of Thermobispora bispora DSM 43833 contains these proteins:
- a CDS encoding precorrin-2 C(20)-methyltransferase encodes the protein MTGRLYGVGLGPGDPELITVKAARLIGEADVIAYHAARHGRSIARSIAEPYLRAGQIEEPLLYPVTTETTTHPGGYQGALEDFYAECTARLAAHLDAGRTVVVLCEGDPLFYGSYMHLHKRLAHRYPATVVPGVTSVSAAAAVLGRPLVERDEILTVLPGTLPAGELADRLRRSDAAAVLKLGRTFEKVRDAFAAAGRLDDAWYVERATMAGERVAPLREVDPDGVPYFSLALLAGPGGGAVPPEPPRPAVAPEVVVVGLGPAGRPWLTPEAQEALASATDLVGYGPYLDRVPPNPRQRRHPTGNRVEAERARHALELAREGRRVAVVSSGDPGVFAMASAVLEAAEDYPDVPVRVVPGITAAQAVAARAGAPLGHDFCVLSLSDLLKPWEVIAERLTAAARADLVIAIYNPASRHRTWQLPAARDLLLEHRSPDTPVVIGRDVGGPEESLTVTTLAALDPATVDMRCLLIIGSSTTRVTTRGTVYTPRRYP
- a CDS encoding GNAT family N-acetyltransferase, yielding MSEPEFETVDGERAAESVAELAAVYREVYGEPPYRWGAEHERLFRERFDVQRRQEGFRLITARADGRLVGFGFGVTLQPTTPWWRGLLTPLPDEVTAEWPGRTFAVVELLVRAPWRRRHVAERIHDLLLAGRTEERATLTVLPAAAPALAAYRKWGWRKVAEKRNPLPGAPVFAVMLRDLAAPAGRGGQG